In [Phormidium] sp. ETS-05, the genomic window GTTGCCGTTTTAGTCAAATCGTGGCCGCAAAATCATAGTTGAATACCTAAAAATTTAGCTCAGATTAAAAACACTAAATATTTATAATATGTTAAATTTCTTGAGGTAATCAAACATTAATTTATGGAATAATAGAAAAAGCTGATACCAGAGACAAGTAAGAATTATGAACGAAAGTAAGTCAGGGAATATCGACCACGATCGGCTATTTAAAGAACTGCTGTCAACATTCTTCTGGGAATTTCTAGAATTGTTCTTACCAGATACAGCCGCTTACGTCGATCGAGACTCAATTACATTCTTACCCCAGGAAGTGTTTATCGATGTCACCTCCGGGGAAAAGCGGGAAGTAGATTTACTAGCCCGCGCCCGGTTTCTGGGAAAAGATAGCTGTTTTGTTATCCACACGGAAGCCCAATCATTTAGCCAACCGGGATTTTCACGGCGGATGTTTCATTACTTCGCCCGCCTTGATGAGAAATACGCTCTGCCAGTATATCCGATAACGGTATTTTCCTTTGACGCCCCCCAGCGTCCCGAACCGGAACAATACCAGGTAGAATTTCCCGACAAGAAAGGTTCCCTAATCAGTTCCGCATCAATTTAGGGGCAATCCCCGGGTGGTTGCCCCATAACGCTCCCACAGCTTCCCCGCCGCTTCCCGATGTTTTGCCGCCATTTCTGGGGGAGAAATCACTTTCACATTATCCATATAGCGACACAGCCATCGGAAAAATTCATTGTGAGAACGGGGAGGCAAAGGCACCGTGTAATCTACATATTCAACCTGGCCAGTTTCATCTTGAGGACTGCGCCGGATTGTTTGCTTTTGATGCCGCCGATCGCCTTCTAATATAAATGCGGTCATTGGCGGATAAAAGCGCACTTTTACCTTAATATACTCCAGATTTCCCGCCAGCTCCTGCTGCTGTTCTTCTAGTTCTCCCAAATACAAACCCCAACCGTTTTCTATGAGTTTGTGGGCTTTGGCTAAACTCTGCCGCTGGGCCTCCACCCCCCGCCCTTCTGGGTTGAGAATATGGCAATATTCTTTAAACCTATCTAACCGCTCGATTTCTAGTTTACCATTTTGGCGGTATTCATAAATTAAATACCAGGCAATATCGTGATAAATTAGCTGGAGCGGCCAGATGGCCATCATCCCCACCTGCTTTTTATCAAAAGGATTGGTGCCTCGGGAGATTTCCAGCGCCTGCCCGGTTAAAATTGCTGTTTCTATGATATCTAATTGGTGAAATAGGTTATGCCGGTTTTCCCCTCGGCGCATCATTTCTTCTGGGTCG contains:
- a CDS encoding YafY family protein; the protein is MAKKPDLHPYSDKQAFDRLMLLIATLVQYPGVGGGEADEPPEGHRDALQEVQTRLREVAATSEISFPEGYPATPTIRKDLETLRKYGILEQRMYRWGYYLGTGAFSIEELRLAFHALSSQAKYQGNPQARRVHETLAKRLRGLDLDMKGEFFYPVYQHFNRAIVHTDPEEMMRRGENRHNLFHQLDIIETAILTGQALEISRGTNPFDKKQVGMMAIWPLQLIYHDIAWYLIYEYRQNGKLEIERLDRFKEYCHILNPEGRGVEAQRQSLAKAHKLIENGWGLYLGELEEQQQELAGNLEYIKVKVRFYPPMTAFILEGDRRHQKQTIRRSPQDETGQVEYVDYTVPLPPRSHNEFFRWLCRYMDNVKVISPPEMAAKHREAAGKLWERYGATTRGLPLN